The following proteins are encoded in a genomic region of Chryseobacterium shigense:
- a CDS encoding ExbD/TolR family protein, producing the protein MAEVQVQEKGGKGGKVRSKKQNTRVDMTPMVDLGFLLITFFMFTTTFSKPNVMDLGLPAKPKKDQPKPPPTEIKLSNSISLLLGKDNKIFWHQQDPTSLTDQNLNETTYDREGIRKIIEKARAGAADKTKFTVIIKPTDDAVYKNFVDILDEMAITKSEQYGVTDVKPWEKVIYDRKVGNNGAAAAPATK; encoded by the coding sequence ATGGCAGAAGTACAAGTACAGGAAAAAGGCGGCAAGGGCGGCAAAGTCCGTTCCAAGAAGCAGAATACCAGAGTAGATATGACTCCGATGGTGGACTTGGGTTTTCTATTGATTACCTTCTTTATGTTCACAACCACATTCTCTAAACCGAATGTAATGGATTTGGGACTTCCGGCAAAACCTAAAAAGGACCAGCCGAAACCACCTCCAACAGAAATTAAACTTTCTAACTCAATTTCCTTATTATTGGGTAAAGACAATAAGATATTTTGGCATCAGCAGGATCCTACATCTTTAACTGATCAGAATCTTAATGAAACCACTTACGATAGAGAAGGAATTAGAAAAATAATTGAGAAAGCAAGAGCAGGCGCAGCTGACAAAACAAAATTTACTGTTATTATCAAGCCGACTGACGATGCTGTATATAAAAACTTTGTAGATATTCTTGATGAAATGGCCATTACCAAAAGCGAACAGTACGGGGTAACCGATGTGAAGCCTTGGGAAAAGGTTATTTATGATAGAAAAGTTGGGAATAATGGAGCTGCGGCTGCACCAGCTACAAAGTAA
- a CDS encoding energy transducer TonB, with protein sequence MADENVYNQNLTLDEIVFENRNKEYGAYDLRHQYPRLLTKSFIVGTALFLVAALSPFIYLTIKRLTEPPKQEVKADLVNIIEDEPIIEQPKEEEPPPPPPPKEEEKIEVIQNVVPEPVKAPKIETPPPPISKQLETTTGLNNQEGVKAPAYTPPPPPPSTGTKASTAEVKTNNPNEIYKDVDQSAEYPGGMGALRKFLGENFDTSLMEGGEGTLKAKLKFVVEKDGTVSAVTIEEKSPNSDFNNEAIRVVKKLKKWTPAKRNGESVRSYYSVPFTMNFE encoded by the coding sequence ATGGCAGATGAAAATGTATACAATCAGAATCTTACTTTAGATGAGATTGTATTTGAAAATAGAAACAAGGAATATGGTGCCTATGATCTGAGACATCAGTATCCAAGACTTCTGACAAAATCTTTTATTGTTGGAACGGCATTATTCCTGGTTGCGGCTTTGTCTCCTTTTATTTATCTTACCATTAAGAGACTTACTGAACCGCCTAAGCAAGAAGTGAAGGCAGATTTGGTAAACATTATTGAAGATGAGCCAATCATTGAGCAACCAAAAGAAGAAGAACCACCTCCACCACCTCCTCCGAAAGAAGAGGAAAAAATTGAGGTGATTCAGAACGTAGTTCCTGAGCCTGTAAAAGCTCCTAAGATTGAAACTCCGCCGCCGCCAATTTCTAAGCAGTTAGAAACAACGACCGGGTTAAATAATCAGGAAGGGGTGAAAGCTCCGGCTTATACACCACCGCCACCACCACCGTCTACTGGAACTAAAGCCAGTACTGCGGAAGTAAAAACAAATAACCCTAATGAGATCTACAAAGATGTAGACCAGTCTGCAGAATATCCTGGAGGTATGGGAGCATTGAGAAAGTTCCTTGGGGAAAACTTTGATACTTCTTTAATGGAAGGAGGTGAAGGTACACTTAAAGCCAAGCTTAAGTTCGTTGTAGAAAAAGATGGAACTGTTTCAGCAGTTACTATTGAAGAGAAATCTCCAAATAGCGACTTCAACAATGAAGCAATTCGTGTAGTTAAGAAACTTAAAAAATGGACTCCTGCGAAGAGAAACGGGGAGAGCGTTAGATCTTACTATAGCGTACCATTTACGATGAACTTTGA
- a CDS encoding ExbD/TolR family protein — MARVKPKRHGVVTDMTAMCDVAFLLLTFFILTTQFKKPDVEQIKPPSSISEKLLPDASLMTINATPEGKFYFQPVDNASERLQLLDKMGQKYNMTFSNQQKAAFQKVQAIGVPMSQLKSYLDLSDEDQKSFKSPTGIPMDSTNKQLVDWVQQSLSVNPDYKLAIKGDVTTQYPKVKSLFEGLRDIDFLKFWLITSQEGKP, encoded by the coding sequence ATGGCGAGAGTCAAACCAAAAAGACATGGAGTAGTGACGGATATGACGGCAATGTGTGACGTTGCTTTCCTGCTACTTACGTTCTTTATCTTGACCACTCAGTTTAAAAAACCTGACGTGGAGCAGATTAAACCGCCATCTTCAATATCAGAGAAGTTACTTCCTGATGCAAGTTTGATGACCATCAACGCGACTCCTGAAGGAAAGTTCTATTTCCAGCCGGTAGACAATGCATCAGAGAGATTACAGCTTTTAGACAAAATGGGGCAAAAGTATAATATGACTTTTAGCAACCAGCAAAAAGCTGCATTTCAGAAAGTACAAGCAATTGGGGTTCCTATGAGCCAACTTAAAAGCTATCTCGATTTGTCAGATGAGGATCAGAAGAGTTTCAAGAGTCCTACAGGGATTCCTATGGATAGCACAAATAAGCAGTTAGTAGACTGGGTACAGCAGAGTTTGAGCGTAAATCCTGATTACAAATTAGCAATCAAAGGAGACGTTACCACTCAGTATCCAAAAGTTAAAAGCCTATTTGAAGGTTTAAGAGATATTGATTTTCTTAAATTCTGGTTGATTACATCACAAGAAGGTAAACCATAA